A single region of the Novosphingobium sp. genome encodes:
- a CDS encoding MFS transporter — protein MVRTRHLLLAVTFSLTTLLYVDRIAVSAAKAAIVGDLGLSDTSFGWVLSAFALGYALCQAPAGAIADRFGARGVLAGIVVLWSAFTGLTGLAMGLGSLLLIRFLFGAAEAGAFPTCARAIYAWLPAGERALAQGINLSGSRLGAAFALPLVASLLGHAGWRASFFVLGAVGVVWAAAWYAWFRNTPEEHSGVTPAELAEIRGDPQARPDPREATVPHGSLWCSASMWLLMGQFFASNFTFFFCLTWLFPYLQKAYHLDALTTGMLAAVPLVAGALGNWVSGWTIDRLFRRGFAMQSRRWVAMVGFALSAVGLLGCLTATTAGGATAWLALAVFGADLTNPASWATCIDLGGPRSGAVSGVMNMAGNLGSFMTGLAFPYLMAAFGSATPFFTLGAVLNLLAMLCWVALRIRRGVVFDRP, from the coding sequence ATGGTGCGTACGCGCCATCTGTTGCTGGCCGTCACCTTTTCGCTGACGACGCTGCTCTATGTCGACCGGATCGCGGTATCGGCAGCCAAGGCGGCGATCGTCGGCGATCTGGGGCTTTCGGACACCAGCTTTGGCTGGGTTCTTTCTGCCTTCGCGCTGGGTTATGCGCTGTGTCAGGCCCCGGCGGGTGCCATAGCGGACAGGTTCGGCGCGCGGGGCGTGTTGGCGGGGATCGTGGTGCTCTGGTCGGCCTTCACCGGGCTGACCGGGCTGGCCATGGGGCTGGGCTCCTTGCTCCTGATCCGCTTCCTGTTCGGCGCGGCGGAGGCTGGAGCCTTTCCCACCTGCGCGCGCGCGATCTACGCCTGGTTGCCTGCGGGTGAGCGGGCACTGGCGCAGGGCATCAACCTGTCTGGATCGCGCCTTGGGGCCGCCTTTGCCTTGCCTCTGGTGGCCAGCCTGCTGGGCCATGCGGGCTGGCGGGCGTCGTTCTTCGTGCTGGGCGCTGTGGGCGTGGTCTGGGCTGCGGCATGGTACGCATGGTTTCGCAACACGCCTGAGGAACACTCCGGCGTCACGCCTGCCGAACTGGCCGAAATCCGGGGCGATCCGCAAGCCCGGCCCGATCCGCGCGAGGCGACTGTGCCGCATGGCTCGCTCTGGTGCTCGGCCAGTATGTGGTTGCTGATGGGGCAGTTCTTCGCCTCCAACTTCACCTTCTTCTTCTGCCTGACATGGCTGTTTCCCTATCTGCAGAAGGCCTATCATCTGGATGCGCTGACCACCGGCATGCTGGCGGCGGTGCCTCTGGTGGCGGGCGCGCTGGGCAATTGGGTCAGCGGCTGGACCATCGATCGCCTGTTCCGGCGCGGTTTCGCGATGCAGTCGCGGCGCTGGGTGGCGATGGTGGGCTTTGCGCTCTCCGCTGTTGGCCTGCTGGGCTGTCTGACCGCCACAACGGCAGGCGGAGCGACCGCATGGCTGGCGCTGGCGGTGTTCGGGGCGGATCTCACCAATCCGGCGAGTTGGGCCACCTGCATCGATCTGGGCGGACCACGCTCTGGCGCGGTGTCGGGGGTGATGAACATGGCGGGCAATCTGGGGTCGTTCATGACCGGGCTCGCCTTTCCCTATCTGATGGCCGCCTTTGGCAGCGCCACGCCGTTCTTTACGCTGGGCGCTGTGCTCAATCTCCTGGCGATGCTGTGCTGGGTCGCCTTGCGTATCCGTCGCGGTGTTGTCTTTGATCGACCATAG
- a CDS encoding TonB-dependent receptor — protein sequence MTQKMSRARLGRAVSTWVLAVSCMAGGMAHAQDAAPAAAPAPAAPTDNEIVVTGTSIKGVAPIGSNLVALSRNEMMKMAPVNATDMTNSIPAISTAGSASVGENVYSYYSPQIHSLAGSASNTTLVLVDGMRMPGGGVQYAQTDPNIIPVSALQRVEVLADGASSVYGSDAVAGVVNYITRKTFSGVELGGKATFANNWRSQDLNGIVGKTWTGGGLYVAAQYSYQSPLANSSRSFLSMGDYRAVGGRNAQSFNCSPATIRTPSSGTSVYTSPGATSTVTNTEANYNCNISQYGDAIQSNARANIMMRLVHNFDDRLDTSLVMNYNHLKGGRAMGPGTINSANAFGPGAGAAGQSNPFFLAPAGDPTATQESITYAALRGDNNYGRQVAENDTFYLYGYADYKASDRISIKLSQALGHSRSSLNSYNVFCQSCAYLALNGTSLASGSTTASDIAGQNVVTLNTPLTTANALDVWHANGGSTNAAVWNRLYSNNTALTHTNDFYQVKLEAQARAFSLPGGDVRLAAGGEFLSSSQKVDSVDPQNIVNSALSSTFITYNLSRKSYSAYAEAVVPIVGEDMNVPLIRKLDIDVSFRHDHYNDVGGTTNPKIAANWEVTRGVKLRANYATSFVAPPLAAIGVPSMGYQRTATGTIVSGGVYVPVALYPGVTQLPGCAGATTLCQIGTGVNQGLTRNYGVGANARPQTGNSWSVGLDFQPEFLPGLTANVTYWANHFKGGVTRPDVSVQLYSQALHDRLTLCPSGCTTAQINAFTNVANGGTMTGSLPTSVYFLLNNDSGNLLNLNVQGIDYAVNYRLRTQKAGTFNLGATGTYYTKYMQDFGDTPFSVLNTSGFNSTFPSIQTRLRFQAGWQYGNVSIDGFANYTGGYWNWSNTALNPVTVNSAGLPNGGGDWVGANTTIDLHAEYKLPVRFASNLTFYVDVKNLLDATPPFFSGNTSGIGVGGYGYNGFVSNPIGRMSSIGLRAAF from the coding sequence ATGACGCAAAAGATGTCGCGCGCCCGGCTGGGGCGTGCTGTTTCGACGTGGGTGCTGGCGGTGAGCTGTATGGCAGGCGGCATGGCGCATGCGCAGGATGCCGCTCCCGCAGCCGCCCCGGCGCCCGCCGCGCCCACCGACAATGAGATCGTCGTCACCGGCACCAGCATCAAGGGCGTTGCGCCCATCGGTTCCAATCTGGTGGCGCTCAGCCGGAACGAAATGATGAAGATGGCGCCGGTCAACGCCACCGACATGACCAACTCGATCCCCGCGATCAGCACGGCGGGCTCGGCCAGCGTCGGCGAAAACGTCTATTCCTATTACTCGCCGCAGATCCACAGCCTGGCGGGCAGCGCCAGCAACACCACGCTGGTGCTGGTCGATGGCATGCGCATGCCGGGCGGCGGCGTGCAATATGCCCAGACCGACCCCAACATCATCCCGGTCAGCGCGCTGCAGCGGGTCGAGGTGCTGGCCGATGGTGCGTCCTCGGTCTATGGTTCGGACGCTGTCGCGGGCGTGGTCAATTACATCACGCGCAAGACCTTTTCCGGCGTCGAGCTGGGCGGCAAGGCGACCTTCGCCAACAACTGGCGCAGCCAGGATCTCAACGGCATCGTCGGCAAGACATGGACCGGCGGCGGCCTCTATGTCGCGGCGCAGTACAGCTATCAGAGCCCGCTGGCCAACAGCAGCCGTTCCTTCCTGAGCATGGGCGACTATCGCGCGGTTGGCGGGCGTAATGCGCAAAGCTTCAACTGCTCGCCGGCCACGATCCGCACGCCTTCTTCCGGCACATCGGTCTACACCTCGCCCGGCGCGACCAGCACCGTCACCAACACCGAGGCCAATTATAACTGCAACATTTCGCAATATGGCGACGCGATCCAGAGCAACGCCCGCGCGAACATCATGATGCGGTTGGTCCATAATTTCGATGATCGGCTCGATACGTCGCTGGTGATGAATTACAACCACCTCAAGGGTGGCCGCGCGATGGGGCCGGGCACGATCAACAGCGCCAATGCCTTTGGTCCGGGGGCAGGGGCCGCAGGGCAGAGCAACCCCTTCTTCCTCGCCCCGGCGGGTGACCCCACCGCCACGCAGGAATCGATCACCTATGCCGCACTGCGCGGGGATAACAATTACGGGCGGCAGGTGGCCGAGAATGACACTTTCTACCTCTATGGCTATGCCGACTACAAAGCTAGTGACCGCATCTCGATCAAGCTGAGCCAGGCGCTTGGCCACAGCCGCAGCTCGCTCAACAGCTACAATGTGTTCTGCCAATCCTGCGCCTATCTGGCGCTGAATGGGACTTCGCTGGCCAGCGGCAGCACCACCGCCAGCGACATTGCCGGGCAGAATGTCGTGACGCTCAACACGCCGCTCACCACCGCCAATGCGCTGGACGTGTGGCATGCCAATGGCGGTTCGACCAATGCGGCGGTGTGGAACCGCCTCTATTCGAACAACACGGCGCTGACGCACACCAATGATTTCTATCAGGTCAAGCTGGAGGCGCAGGCCCGCGCCTTCTCGCTGCCCGGCGGCGATGTCCGTCTGGCGGCGGGCGGCGAGTTCCTCAGTTCTTCGCAGAAGGTGGACAGTGTCGATCCGCAGAATATCGTCAATTCCGCGCTCAGCTCGACCTTCATCACCTACAATCTCTCGCGCAAGAGCTACTCGGCCTATGCCGAGGCGGTGGTGCCGATCGTGGGCGAGGACATGAACGTGCCGCTGATCCGCAAGCTGGATATCGACGTCTCGTTCCGCCACGACCATTACAATGACGTGGGCGGCACCACCAACCCCAAGATCGCCGCCAATTGGGAGGTGACGCGCGGGGTGAAGCTGCGCGCCAACTATGCCACCTCCTTTGTGGCGCCGCCGCTGGCCGCCATCGGTGTGCCCTCGATGGGCTATCAGCGCACCGCGACGGGCACCATCGTGTCAGGCGGGGTCTATGTACCCGTGGCGCTCTATCCCGGCGTCACGCAATTGCCGGGCTGCGCCGGGGCGACCACGCTTTGCCAGATCGGCACGGGTGTCAATCAGGGGCTGACGCGCAACTATGGCGTGGGCGCCAATGCCAGGCCGCAGACGGGCAACAGCTGGTCGGTGGGGCTGGATTTCCAGCCCGAATTCCTGCCGGGCCTCACCGCCAATGTCACCTATTGGGCCAATCACTTCAAAGGCGGTGTGACCCGCCCAGACGTCTCGGTGCAGCTCTATTCGCAGGCGCTGCATGACCGGCTGACGCTCTGCCCCTCGGGCTGCACCACCGCCCAGATCAATGCCTTCACCAATGTCGCCAATGGCGGCACGATGACGGGTTCGCTGCCGACCTCGGTCTATTTCCTGCTCAACAATGACTCGGGCAATCTGCTCAATCTGAATGTGCAGGGCATCGATTATGCGGTGAACTACCGCCTGCGCACGCAGAAGGCGGGCACCTTCAACCTCGGCGCCACCGGCACCTATTACACCAAATATATGCAGGATTTCGGCGATACGCCCTTCAGCGTGCTCAACACCTCGGGCTTCAACTCGACCTTCCCCTCGATCCAGACGCGGCTGCGCTTTCAGGCGGGATGGCAGTATGGCAACGTCTCGATCGACGGTTTCGCCAATTACACAGGCGGCTATTGGAACTGGAGCAACACGGCGCTCAATCCGGTGACGGTGAACAGCGCGGGCCTGCCCAATGGCGGGGGTGACTGGGTGGGGGCCAACACCACCATCGACCTGCATGCCGAATACAAGCTGCCGGTCCGTTTCGCCTCGAACCTCACCTTCTATGTCGATGTGAAGAACCTGCTCGATGCCACGCCGCCCTTCTTCAGCGGCAACACCAGCGGCATCGGCGTGGGCGGCTATGGTTATAACGGCTTTGTCTCCAACCCGATCGGGCGGATGTCCTCCATCGGTCTGCGCGCCGCGTTCTGA
- a CDS encoding GntR family transcriptional regulator, translated as MVSETVQKTAPAKAKAPKETKARTSFTEIAYQRIRSMILDNEMPAGFQVTEQDMAEKLDISRTPTREALLKLEAEGLIEIWPRHGMRVKHISIDDLREIYQMVTVLEASAARFAAENGVSAALLAEMRKSIEDMDAALAADDLREWAKADRTFHRLLIQAGGNRRLAETVETLNGQAHRLRMITLSIRPKPTNSNRDHEDVVEAIARGDGEAAERIHRLHREKSGTMLIDLLTRHGLTSL; from the coding sequence ATGGTGAGTGAAACGGTCCAGAAGACTGCCCCGGCCAAGGCGAAGGCGCCCAAGGAAACAAAGGCGCGCACATCGTTCACCGAGATCGCCTATCAGCGGATCCGGTCGATGATTCTGGACAATGAAATGCCCGCCGGTTTTCAGGTCACCGAGCAGGATATGGCCGAAAAGCTCGACATCAGCCGCACCCCCACGCGCGAAGCTCTGCTGAAGCTGGAGGCCGAAGGGCTGATCGAGATCTGGCCCCGCCATGGCATGCGGGTCAAGCATATCTCCATCGACGATCTGCGTGAAATCTATCAGATGGTCACCGTGCTGGAGGCTTCTGCCGCGCGATTTGCCGCTGAAAATGGCGTGTCAGCCGCTCTGCTGGCCGAGATGCGGAAATCCATCGAGGATATGGATGCTGCTCTGGCGGCGGACGATCTGCGCGAATGGGCCAAGGCGGACCGCACCTTCCATCGTCTGTTGATCCAGGCCGGGGGCAATCGCCGTCTGGCCGAAACCGTCGAGACCCTGAATGGGCAGGCCCATCGCTTGCGGATGATCACCCTGTCGATCCGCCCCAAGCCAACCAATTCAAACCGCGACCACGAGGATGTGGTCGAGGCGATTGCCCGCGGCGATGGCGAAGCCGCCGAGCGCATTCACCGCCTGCACCGCGAAAAGAGCGGAACCATGCTGATCGACCTGCTCACCCGGCACGGCCTCACCTCGCTTTGA
- a CDS encoding isocitrate/isopropylmalate dehydrogenase family protein: MHTFKITVLPGDGIGSEVMAPCVDLLNELATRAGTFSFDMQHYEAGADLYRRTGIAIPDEAVEACRSADAILLGAMGIPDVRYPDGTEVQPHLDLREMLALYAGVRPIRILKGAPTPLADPRAASVDAVLIRESTEGIFASRTMTRREENAVFDTIRISRDVCERLFRFAFRLAQTRAAREGRKGRVTCVDKANVIPSLAFFRQVFLEIAPEFPDVQADCMYVDAAGLRLVRSPWEFDVMVTENMFGDILSDVGAALIGGMGMAPSADIGDSHAIFQPCHGTGPDIAGQGKANPTAMLLSGAMMLEWLGERFDVPDCITASVQLVRAIEIAFAAGDLQSYETGGRDGTAQIVERVRAALA; this comes from the coding sequence ATGCACACTTTCAAGATTACGGTTCTGCCCGGCGATGGCATCGGCAGTGAGGTGATGGCCCCTTGCGTCGATCTGTTGAACGAACTGGCCACCCGCGCCGGCACCTTCTCTTTCGACATGCAGCACTATGAGGCCGGCGCCGATCTCTATCGCCGCACCGGCATCGCCATTCCCGACGAAGCCGTCGAGGCGTGCCGTAGCGCCGATGCCATCCTGCTGGGCGCCATGGGCATCCCCGATGTGCGCTATCCCGACGGCACCGAGGTGCAGCCGCATCTCGACCTGCGCGAGATGCTGGCGCTGTATGCCGGTGTCCGCCCGATCCGCATCCTGAAAGGCGCGCCCACGCCGCTGGCCGACCCGCGCGCCGCCAGCGTGGACGCCGTGCTGATCCGTGAATCGACGGAAGGCATCTTCGCCTCGCGCACGATGACGCGCCGCGAAGAGAATGCCGTGTTCGACACGATCCGCATCAGCCGCGATGTCTGCGAGCGTCTGTTCCGTTTCGCCTTCCGCCTCGCCCAGACCCGTGCCGCGCGCGAAGGGCGCAAGGGTCGCGTTACCTGTGTGGACAAGGCCAATGTCATCCCCTCGCTGGCTTTCTTTCGTCAGGTTTTTCTGGAGATCGCTCCGGAATTCCCCGATGTTCAGGCCGATTGCATGTATGTCGATGCGGCGGGCCTTCGCCTGGTGCGCAGCCCCTGGGAGTTCGACGTGATGGTCACCGAGAACATGTTCGGCGATATCCTCTCCGATGTCGGCGCGGCGCTGATCGGTGGCATGGGCATGGCCCCCTCGGCCGACATTGGTGACAGCCATGCCATTTTCCAGCCCTGCCACGGCACCGGGCCGGACATTGCGGGGCAGGGCAAGGCGAACCCCACCGCCATGCTGCTCTCGGGCGCGATGATGCTGGAGTGGCTGGGCGAACGTTTCGATGTGCCTGACTGCATAACCGCCTCGGTTCAACTGGTGCGCGCCATCGAGATCGCCTTTGCTGCTGGCGATCTCCAGTCCTATGAAACGGGGGGCCGCGACGGCACGGCGCAGATCGTCGAGCGCGTGCGCGCGGCGCTGGCGTAA